The following proteins are encoded in a genomic region of Porphyrobacter sp. CACIAM 03H1:
- a CDS encoding DUF779 domain-containing protein: MTTDDTLPPRILATPEAEGWIARLAAAHGPLMFHQSGGCCDGSAPMCFVRGEFRVGAQDVLLGHLAGDTPVWIGARQFEYWRHTQITIDVVPGRGSGMSLEAPEGVRFVTRSRVFTDAEAAALDAAGDPPKGG, translated from the coding sequence ATGACCACTGACGACACCCTGCCACCGAGGATCCTCGCCACGCCCGAGGCCGAAGGCTGGATCGCGCGCCTTGCCGCTGCGCACGGCCCGCTGATGTTCCACCAGTCCGGCGGCTGCTGCGACGGGTCCGCCCCGATGTGCTTCGTGCGCGGCGAGTTCCGGGTCGGCGCGCAGGACGTGCTTCTCGGCCACCTCGCGGGCGACACGCCGGTTTGGATCGGCGCCCGCCAGTTCGAATACTGGCGCCACACCCAGATCACCATCGACGTCGTGCCGGGCCGGGGTTCGGGGATGAGCCTCGAGGCACCCGAAGGCGTGCGCTTCGTCACCCGCAGCCGGGTCTTCACCGATGCCGAAGCAGCCGCGCTCGATGCGGCGGGCGACCCGCCGAAAGGGGGCTGA
- the adh gene encoding aldehyde dehydrogenase, giving the protein MLEQALSNFEGKSLIKGKYDNFIGGRWVAPVKGQYFDNISPVNGKRVCQVARGSAEDIELALDAAHKAKAAWGRTSTTERSNILNRIAQRIEDNLDMLALVETIDNGKPIRETTAADLPLAVDHFRYFAGCLRAQEGGISEIDHDTIAYHFHEPLGVVGQIIPWNFPLLMAVWKLAPALAAGNCVVLKPAEQTPMSIMVLMEVIADLLPEGVVNVVNGFGIEAGKPLATSPRIAKIAFTGETTTGRLIMQYASENLIPCTLELGGKSPNIFFADVMREDDDYLDKALEGFAMFALNQGEVCTCPSRALIHESIYDRFMEKALARVNAIKMGSPLDAATMIGAQASNDQLEKILSYIEIGKGEGAKVLAGGGRFVQEGELAEGYYVQPTVLEGHNKMRIFQEEIFGPVLSVTTFKDDAEALAIANDTLYGLGAGVWSRDANTCYRFGRAIEAGRVWTNCYHAYPAHAAFGGYKQSGIGRENHRMMLEHYQQTKNLLVSYSPKALGFF; this is encoded by the coding sequence ATGCTGGAACAGGCCCTGAGCAATTTCGAAGGCAAGTCCCTGATCAAGGGCAAGTACGACAACTTCATCGGCGGCCGCTGGGTGGCGCCGGTCAAGGGCCAGTATTTCGACAACATCTCGCCGGTGAACGGCAAGCGCGTGTGCCAGGTCGCCCGCGGCAGCGCCGAGGATATCGAACTCGCGCTCGATGCCGCGCACAAGGCCAAGGCCGCGTGGGGCCGCACCTCGACCACCGAGCGGTCGAACATTCTCAACCGCATCGCCCAGCGCATCGAGGACAATCTCGACATGCTCGCGCTGGTCGAGACGATCGACAATGGCAAGCCGATCCGCGAGACCACCGCGGCGGACCTGCCGCTGGCGGTCGATCACTTCCGCTATTTCGCCGGGTGCCTGCGCGCGCAGGAAGGCGGCATTTCGGAGATCGATCACGACACCATCGCCTACCACTTCCACGAGCCGCTCGGCGTGGTCGGCCAGATCATCCCCTGGAACTTCCCGCTGCTGATGGCGGTGTGGAAGCTGGCCCCGGCGCTGGCCGCCGGCAACTGCGTGGTGCTCAAACCCGCCGAACAGACCCCCATGAGCATCATGGTGCTGATGGAAGTGATCGCCGACCTCCTGCCCGAAGGCGTCGTCAACGTCGTCAATGGCTTCGGCATCGAGGCGGGCAAGCCGCTCGCCACCAGCCCGCGGATCGCCAAGATCGCCTTCACGGGGGAAACCACCACCGGCCGGCTGATCATGCAGTATGCGTCCGAGAACCTCATCCCCTGCACGCTCGAACTCGGCGGCAAGAGCCCCAACATCTTCTTCGCCGACGTGATGCGCGAGGATGACGACTATCTCGACAAGGCTCTCGAAGGCTTCGCGATGTTCGCGCTCAACCAGGGCGAGGTCTGCACCTGCCCGAGCCGCGCGCTGATCCACGAATCGATCTACGACCGCTTCATGGAAAAGGCGCTGGCCCGCGTGAACGCGATCAAGATGGGCAGCCCGCTCGATGCCGCGACCATGATCGGCGCGCAGGCCTCGAACGACCAGCTCGAGAAGATCCTGAGCTACATCGAGATCGGCAAGGGCGAGGGCGCGAAGGTGCTCGCCGGCGGCGGACGCTTCGTCCAGGAAGGCGAGCTGGCCGAAGGCTACTATGTCCAGCCGACCGTGCTCGAGGGCCACAACAAGATGCGGATCTTCCAGGAGGAAATCTTCGGCCCCGTGCTGTCGGTGACCACCTTCAAGGACGATGCCGAGGCCCTCGCCATCGCCAACGACACCCTCTACGGCCTCGGCGCCGGGGTGTGGAGCCGCGATGCCAACACCTGCTACCGCTTCGGCCGCGCGATCGAGGCGGGCCGGGTGTGGACCAACTGCTACCACGCCTACCCCGCCCATGCGGCCTTCGGCGGCTACAAGCAGTCGGGCATCGGGCGCGAAAACCACAGGATGATGCTCGAGCACTACCAGCAGACCAAGAACCTGCTGGTGAGCTACAGCCCCAAGGCGCTGGGCTTCTTCTGA
- the gdhA gene encoding NADP-specific glutamate dehydrogenase, whose protein sequence is MAVTDHVDLNGFMEGVKKRNPHQPEFVQAVQEVAEDIFEFMEDKEEYHSQQILRRIAEPDRVVSFRVCWEDDAGNIRVQRGWRVQNNNAIGPYKGGIRFHPSVTESVLKFLAFEQTFKNALTGLPMGGGKGGSNFNPKGKSVREIMRFCQSFMTELYRHIGADIDVPAGDIGVGGREIGFMFGQYKRITNNFTGVLTGKGLEWGGSLIRTEATGYGAVYFLENMLATKGENLEGKTAVISGSGNVATHAAEKIVQLGGKVLTLSDSGGFIHDPDGIDQEKIDWVKTHKTHRRGRIEEYVEAFPKATFHAGKTPWGVPCDVALPCATQNELLGEDAKTLVANGCRAVSEGANMPTDLDGVHTFKAAKILYAPGKASNAGGVAVSGLEMSQNSERRSWKEEELQQMLKDIMSGIHNSCIRYGDQGGGYIDYVKGANIAGFKKVADAMLAFGVV, encoded by the coding sequence ATGGCAGTCACCGATCACGTCGACCTGAACGGCTTCATGGAGGGCGTGAAGAAGCGCAATCCGCACCAGCCGGAATTCGTCCAGGCGGTCCAGGAAGTGGCCGAGGACATCTTCGAATTCATGGAGGACAAGGAGGAGTATCACTCCCAGCAGATCCTCCGCCGCATCGCCGAGCCCGACCGGGTGGTGAGCTTCCGCGTGTGCTGGGAGGACGATGCCGGCAACATCCGCGTCCAGCGCGGCTGGCGCGTCCAGAACAACAACGCGATCGGGCCCTACAAGGGCGGCATCCGCTTCCACCCCTCCGTCACCGAGAGCGTGCTGAAGTTCCTCGCCTTCGAGCAGACCTTCAAGAACGCGCTCACCGGCCTGCCGATGGGCGGCGGCAAGGGCGGCTCCAACTTCAACCCCAAGGGCAAGAGCGTGCGCGAGATCATGCGCTTCTGCCAGTCCTTCATGACCGAACTCTACCGCCACATCGGCGCCGACATCGACGTGCCGGCGGGCGACATCGGCGTGGGCGGGCGCGAGATCGGCTTCATGTTCGGCCAGTACAAGCGCATTACCAACAACTTCACCGGCGTGCTGACCGGCAAGGGCCTCGAATGGGGCGGCTCGCTGATCCGCACCGAGGCGACCGGCTACGGCGCGGTCTATTTCCTCGAGAACATGCTCGCCACCAAGGGCGAGAACCTCGAGGGCAAGACTGCGGTCATCTCGGGCTCGGGCAATGTCGCGACCCATGCGGCGGAGAAGATCGTGCAGCTGGGTGGCAAGGTCCTGACCCTGTCCGACAGCGGGGGGTTCATCCATGATCCGGACGGCATCGATCAGGAGAAGATCGACTGGGTGAAGACCCACAAGACCCATCGCCGCGGCCGGATCGAGGAATATGTCGAGGCCTTCCCCAAGGCGACCTTCCATGCGGGCAAGACCCCGTGGGGCGTGCCCTGCGACGTCGCCCTGCCCTGCGCAACGCAGAACGAGCTGCTCGGCGAGGACGCCAAGACGCTCGTGGCGAACGGCTGCCGCGCGGTCAGCGAGGGCGCGAACATGCCGACCGACCTCGACGGGGTGCACACCTTCAAGGCGGCGAAGATCCTCTACGCCCCCGGCAAGGCATCGAACGCGGGCGGGGTCGCGGTCTCGGGCCTCGAGATGAGCCAGAACTCGGAGCGCCGCTCGTGGAAGGAGGAGGAACTCCAGCAGATGCTCAAGGACATCATGTCGGGCATCCACAATTCCTGCATCCGTTACGGCGATCAGGGCGGCGGCTATATCGACTACGTGAAGGGAGCGAATATCGCCGGCTTCAAGAAGGTCGCAGACGCGATGCTGGCCTTCGGCGTCGTCTGA
- the hemN gene encoding oxygen-independent coproporphyrinogen III oxidase, translating into MWSYIPELLATPVPRYTSYPTAADFGPLEDGTIERAVAETEGDVSLYLHIPFCEQICYYCGCNTGASGKRARVEHYLDALHQEIATVGSLLPPSARVRRIAFGGGSPNAILTGEFLALVDALHAHMPLAAPEWSIELDPRSLTAEWSHVLGAVGVTRASMGVQTFAAHCQKAIGREQSLTMICRSVDWLRSAGVTSLNFDLMYGLPHQSEADLEDSLEMTRKLGADRIAVFGYAHVPHLVPRQTMIPENALPGAAARFIMASEAHRILTGAGYDAIGFDHFALPQDSMARAVRNGTLRRNFQGFTDDQAEALIGLGSTAISGFAGLLAQNEKHTGRYRQLSGEGRLSASHGIVRSAEDRRRGEVIEALLCRGEAAVPADLLAGAAERLAPFTAAGLAALSGDRLAILPGGLPYARVIAALFDSYRALTPRRFSSAI; encoded by the coding sequence ATGTGGTCATATATTCCCGAGCTGCTCGCGACCCCCGTGCCGCGCTATACCAGTTACCCCACCGCGGCCGATTTCGGCCCGCTCGAGGACGGCACCATCGAGCGCGCGGTGGCCGAGACGGAAGGCGATGTCTCGCTCTACCTCCACATCCCCTTCTGCGAGCAGATCTGCTACTATTGCGGCTGCAACACCGGCGCATCCGGCAAGCGCGCGCGGGTCGAGCACTACCTTGACGCGCTGCACCAGGAAATCGCCACGGTCGGCAGCCTGCTGCCGCCGTCGGCGCGGGTGCGGCGCATCGCTTTCGGCGGGGGCAGCCCCAATGCGATCCTGACCGGCGAGTTCCTGGCGCTGGTCGATGCGCTCCACGCCCACATGCCGCTCGCCGCGCCCGAATGGTCGATCGAGCTCGATCCGCGCAGCCTCACCGCCGAGTGGAGCCACGTGCTCGGCGCGGTCGGCGTCACGCGGGCGAGCATGGGCGTGCAGACCTTCGCCGCCCATTGCCAGAAGGCGATCGGGCGCGAGCAATCGCTCACGATGATCTGCCGCAGCGTCGACTGGCTGCGCAGCGCGGGCGTCACCTCGCTCAATTTCGACCTGATGTATGGCCTTCCCCACCAGAGCGAGGCGGATCTCGAGGACAGCCTCGAGATGACCCGCAAGCTCGGGGCGGATCGGATCGCGGTGTTCGGCTATGCCCATGTGCCCCACCTCGTGCCGCGCCAGACGATGATCCCCGAGAACGCCCTGCCCGGCGCGGCGGCGCGCTTCATCATGGCGAGCGAGGCGCACCGGATCCTCACCGGAGCGGGCTACGACGCGATCGGCTTCGACCACTTTGCCCTGCCGCAGGATTCGATGGCGCGCGCGGTGCGCAACGGCACGCTGCGTCGCAATTTCCAGGGCTTCACCGACGATCAGGCCGAGGCGCTGATCGGCCTCGGATCGACCGCCATCAGCGGCTTTGCGGGTCTGCTGGCCCAGAACGAGAAGCACACCGGTCGCTATCGCCAGCTTTCGGGCGAGGGGCGCCTGTCCGCCTCGCACGGGATCGTCCGCTCGGCCGAGGACCGGCGCCGGGGCGAGGTGATCGAGGCGCTGCTGTGCCGGGGCGAAGCGGCGGTGCCCGCCGACCTGCTGGCTGGGGCGGCCGAGCGGCTCGCCCCCTTCACGGCCGCAGGGCTCGCCGCCCTTTCGGGAGATCGGCTCGCGATCCTGCCAGGCGGGCTGCCCTATGCCCGGGTGATCGCCGCCCTGTTCGACAGCTACCGCGCCCTGACCCCCCGCCGCTTCTCCTCGGCGATCTGA
- the ccoS gene encoding cbb3-type cytochrome oxidase assembly protein CcoS, translating to MTGLAFLIPIALGMGLLGLAAFLWSMREGQYDDMDGAANRILIDDDVPGDEPA from the coding sequence GTGACCGGCCTTGCCTTTCTCATCCCCATCGCGCTCGGCATGGGCCTGCTCGGGCTCGCCGCCTTCCTGTGGTCGATGCGCGAGGGCCAGTACGACGACATGGACGGCGCGGCCAACCGCATCCTTATCGACGACGACGTGCCGGGGGACGAGCCCGCGTGA
- a CDS encoding heavy metal translocating P-type ATPase, with protein MNAPAAISPGIDEAGLVTTRLTVPGMKCAGCIGKIERELPKTVGIAAARANFSAKRVAIRHDPALDEGALTAALLALGFESQPVADNPLGDEGKERKALNRALGVAGFGMMNIMLLSVSVWSGADGATRELFHWLSALIALPVVAYSGRPFFASAWMALSHRRTNMDVPISIGVILATCLSLYETVTGGEHAFFDSAVMLLFFLLAGRALDAEMRTRTRAGIGALLGRMGKSASVIAPDGTTRRVAAKDLEPGMLVLVAAGEALAADGEVIEGTSALDNAMLTGESAPEPVEPGAPVHAGAINLGAALRVRLTRVAEDTAIAEIARLMDEAGQSRSHYVRIADRASRLYAPVVHTLALVAFAGWMIAGAGWHTSLTIAIAVLIITCPCAMGLAVPAAQVVASGALLRRGLLVKDGSALERLAECDVALLDKTGTLTLGEPRADVSKLDPQARSIALALAQTSRHPLSRGLAAALTREGVTPAAVDDVRETGGQGLTGRWQGLTVALEKSEGPVPEGSSEGPLLATCLRIGERLQIIPFSDPLRPDAPEALAALAREGLAASILSGDRAAPVAAVAAALGLSAEAEASPQAKLAALEGLKAQGHRPLMVGDGLNDGPALAAAHASIAPGTASDASQQAADAVFIGDRLMPVALAVRVARRTMRIVRENFGFSILYNFLAVPLALMGLVTPLVAAIAMSVSSLVVVANSLRLARSANP; from the coding sequence GTGAACGCGCCTGCCGCCATCTCCCCCGGCATCGACGAGGCAGGCCTCGTCACCACGCGCCTGACCGTGCCCGGCATGAAGTGTGCCGGGTGCATAGGCAAGATCGAGCGCGAGCTGCCCAAGACTGTCGGCATCGCCGCCGCGCGGGCCAATTTCTCGGCCAAGCGTGTCGCGATCCGCCACGATCCGGCATTGGACGAAGGCGCGCTGACCGCCGCCCTTCTGGCCCTCGGGTTCGAATCCCAGCCGGTCGCCGACAACCCGCTCGGCGACGAGGGCAAGGAACGCAAGGCGCTCAATCGCGCGCTGGGGGTGGCGGGCTTCGGCATGATGAACATCATGCTGCTCTCGGTCAGCGTCTGGTCGGGCGCGGACGGGGCGACGCGCGAGCTGTTCCACTGGCTCTCGGCGCTGATCGCCCTGCCGGTGGTCGCCTATTCCGGCAGACCCTTCTTCGCGAGCGCGTGGATGGCATTGAGCCACCGCCGCACCAACATGGATGTGCCGATCTCGATCGGGGTGATCCTGGCGACCTGCCTCAGCCTCTACGAGACCGTGACCGGCGGGGAGCACGCCTTCTTCGACAGCGCCGTGATGCTGCTGTTCTTCCTGCTCGCCGGCCGCGCTCTGGACGCCGAGATGCGCACCCGCACCCGCGCGGGCATCGGCGCGCTCCTCGGCCGCATGGGCAAGAGCGCCAGCGTCATCGCGCCCGACGGCACCACCCGCCGCGTCGCCGCCAAGGATCTCGAGCCCGGGATGCTGGTGCTGGTCGCGGCCGGAGAGGCGCTCGCCGCCGATGGCGAGGTGATCGAGGGCACCAGCGCGCTCGACAATGCTATGCTCACCGGCGAGAGCGCGCCCGAGCCGGTCGAGCCGGGCGCGCCGGTCCATGCCGGGGCGATCAACCTCGGCGCGGCGCTGCGCGTCCGCCTCACCCGCGTCGCCGAGGACACCGCCATCGCCGAGATCGCGCGGCTGATGGACGAAGCGGGGCAATCGCGCAGCCACTACGTCCGTATCGCCGACCGCGCCAGCCGCCTCTATGCGCCGGTTGTGCATACGCTGGCCCTCGTCGCCTTTGCCGGGTGGATGATCGCGGGCGCGGGGTGGCACACCTCGCTGACCATCGCCATCGCCGTGCTGATCATCACCTGCCCCTGCGCGATGGGTCTCGCGGTCCCGGCCGCGCAGGTTGTCGCCTCGGGCGCGCTGCTGCGGCGCGGGCTGCTGGTCAAGGACGGGAGCGCGCTCGAACGCCTCGCCGAATGCGATGTGGCGCTGCTCGACAAGACCGGCACACTGACCCTCGGCGAACCGCGCGCGGACGTAAGCAAGCTCGACCCGCAGGCGCGCAGCATCGCGCTCGCCCTCGCCCAGACCAGCCGCCATCCCCTGAGCCGCGGCCTTGCCGCCGCCCTGACGCGCGAGGGCGTGACCCCCGCCGCCGTCGACGACGTGCGCGAGACCGGCGGGCAGGGCCTCACCGGACGCTGGCAAGGCCTCACGGTGGCGCTCGAGAAGTCCGAGGGCCCCGTGCCCGAGGGTTCCTCGGAAGGCCCGCTGCTCGCAACCTGCCTGCGGATCGGCGAGCGGCTCCAGATCATCCCCTTCTCCGATCCTCTGCGCCCCGATGCGCCCGAGGCGCTCGCCGCCCTCGCCCGCGAGGGCCTTGCCGCCAGCATCCTTTCGGGCGACCGCGCCGCGCCGGTCGCGGCAGTGGCGGCCGCGCTCGGCCTATCGGCCGAGGCCGAGGCGAGCCCGCAGGCAAAGCTGGCCGCGCTCGAGGGCCTGAAGGCGCAAGGGCACCGCCCGCTGATGGTCGGCGACGGCCTCAATGATGGCCCCGCCCTCGCCGCCGCCCATGCCTCGATCGCACCGGGCACCGCGTCCGACGCCAGCCAGCAGGCGGCCGATGCCGTCTTCATCGGCGATAGGCTGATGCCCGTCGCCCTGGCGGTGCGCGTTGCCCGCCGCACGATGCGGATCGTGCGCGAGAACTTCGGCTTCTCGATCCTCTACAACTTCCTCGCCGTGCCGCTGGCGCTGATGGGCCTCGTCACGCCGCTGGTCGCCGCCATCGCCATGTCGGTGAGCTCGCTGGTGGTGGTCGCCAATTCCCTGCGTCTTGCCCGGAGTGCCAATCCGTGA
- a CDS encoding FixH family protein, protein MTSKSGTFTGRHMAAIFVGGFAVVIAVNLFMATRAIGSFHGTVVDNSYVASQKYNGWIAKAEASKALGWQAVPHRRADGRVVIETLMVPAEATLSATAERPLGTRDDTPLAFAPAGGGRWVSDKALAPGRWQVRMAIRAGDQAWAGEAEIR, encoded by the coding sequence ATGACGAGCAAATCCGGAACCTTCACCGGCAGGCACATGGCGGCGATCTTCGTCGGCGGCTTCGCGGTGGTGATCGCGGTCAACCTGTTCATGGCGACCCGCGCGATCGGCAGCTTCCACGGCACGGTGGTCGACAATTCCTATGTCGCGAGCCAGAAATACAACGGATGGATCGCGAAGGCCGAGGCCTCGAAGGCCCTCGGCTGGCAGGCGGTCCCGCACCGCCGCGCGGACGGGCGGGTGGTGATCGAGACGCTGATGGTTCCCGCCGAAGCCACCCTCTCCGCCACCGCCGAACGCCCGCTCGGCACGCGCGATGACACGCCGCTCGCCTTCGCGCCTGCGGGCGGTGGCCGCTGGGTCTCGGACAAGGCGCTCGCACCGGGCCGCTGGCAGGTTCGCATGGCGATCCGCGCAGGCGATCAGGCCTGGGCCGGGGAGGCGGAAATCCGGTGA
- the ccoG gene encoding cytochrome c oxidase accessory protein CcoG, which yields MGSALYEKGKTVHNRRIDGPFRRFKWAVMAITLTIYYATPWLRWDRGPYAPDQAVLVDLANRRFYMFDIEIWPHEFYFVAGLLIMAGIGLFLVTSAVGRAWCGYACPQTVWTDVFQHVDRFFDGDRNARIRLDKAPWTPAKIARRGAKWAVYLAIAFWTGGAWIMYFADAPTLTRDFWTGEAAPVAYATVAILTGTTFWLGGFMREQVCIYMCPWPRIQTAMLDEKSLIVTYKDWRGEQRGSLKKAAKNPDQYGDCIDCNMCVAVCPTGVDIREGQQIGCITCGLCIDACDRVMKEVGRPRGLIDYATLDQCKAEAAGAPATPAWKALLRPRTLIYFGVWGGLGAGLLFALGTRTHTDLTVSPDRNPPFMLLKDGSVRNAYTLRLRNMEARPRDMEVALVGLPAGAVMWTESVSLENAAPTQVLTVDANATKVLRAYVLLPEGERAEHFTFRLTSLDEQRETDLAETTFAMPGNE from the coding sequence ATGGGCAGCGCGCTCTACGAGAAGGGCAAGACGGTCCACAACCGGCGGATCGACGGGCCCTTCCGGCGCTTCAAGTGGGCGGTGATGGCGATCACCCTCACCATCTACTACGCGACCCCCTGGCTGCGTTGGGACCGGGGCCCCTATGCCCCCGATCAGGCGGTGCTGGTCGATCTGGCCAACCGCCGCTTCTACATGTTCGACATCGAGATCTGGCCGCACGAGTTCTATTTCGTCGCAGGCCTCCTCATCATGGCCGGGATCGGCCTGTTCCTCGTCACCTCCGCGGTGGGCCGCGCGTGGTGCGGCTATGCCTGCCCGCAGACGGTGTGGACCGACGTCTTCCAGCACGTCGACCGCTTCTTCGACGGGGACCGCAACGCCCGTATCCGCCTCGACAAGGCCCCATGGACGCCCGCCAAGATCGCCCGCCGTGGTGCCAAATGGGCAGTCTATCTCGCCATCGCCTTCTGGACCGGCGGGGCGTGGATCATGTACTTCGCCGACGCGCCGACCCTCACCCGCGACTTCTGGACCGGCGAAGCCGCGCCAGTCGCCTACGCCACGGTCGCGATCCTCACCGGCACCACCTTCTGGCTCGGCGGCTTCATGCGCGAGCAGGTGTGCATCTACATGTGCCCCTGGCCGCGCATCCAGACCGCGATGCTCGACGAGAAGTCGCTGATCGTCACCTACAAGGACTGGCGCGGCGAGCAGCGCGGCAGCCTCAAGAAGGCGGCGAAGAACCCCGACCAATATGGCGACTGCATCGACTGCAACATGTGCGTCGCGGTGTGCCCCACCGGCGTCGACATCCGCGAGGGCCAGCAGATCGGCTGCATCACCTGCGGCCTCTGCATCGACGCCTGCGACAGGGTGATGAAGGAGGTCGGGCGCCCGCGGGGCCTGATCGACTACGCCACGCTCGACCAGTGCAAGGCCGAGGCCGCCGGAGCCCCTGCGACCCCTGCTTGGAAGGCCCTGCTGCGCCCGCGCACCCTCATCTATTTCGGCGTCTGGGGCGGGCTCGGCGCGGGGCTCCTCTTCGCGCTCGGCACCCGCACCCACACCGACCTCACGGTCTCGCCCGACCGCAACCCGCCCTTCATGCTGCTGAAGGACGGCTCGGTCAGGAATGCCTACACCCTGCGCCTGCGCAACATGGAGGCCCGCCCGCGCGACATGGAAGTGGCGCTGGTCGGCCTGCCCGCGGGCGCGGTGATGTGGACCGAGAGCGTCAGCCTCGAAAACGCCGCGCCGACGCAGGTTCTCACCGTCGACGCCAACGCCACCAAGGTGCTGCGCGCCTACGTGCTGCTGCCGGAGGGCGAACGCGCCGAACACTTCACCTTCCGCCTCACCAGCCTCGACGAACAGCGCGAGACCGATCTGGCCGAGACCACCTTCGCGATGCCGGGGAACGAATGA
- the ccoP gene encoding cytochrome-c oxidase, cbb3-type subunit III, whose translation MTSNKRIDEPTGTEFVGHEWDGIEELNTPLPRWWLYTFYATIAFAAVYVVLYPAWPMIDKATEGTLGWSSRGDLAREMSAAEAARADTLAQIAAMDIEALPANPDLMQAAVAGGAAAFKVNCVQCHGAGAAGSPGYPNLNDDDWIWGGTLTEIEYTLNHGIRWEGSDETRVNLMPAFDGMLKPAEVNALAGQVLSLSGKGKASPTGAQLYADNCAACHGSSGEGMAAMGVPALNDAIWLFGGTEADVRKQILTPRHGIMPAWKGRLDPVTIKMLAAYVHSRGGGQDAAPAVPAAPAAGNDVAQGKKADSDG comes from the coding sequence ATGACCAGCAATAAGCGCATCGACGAGCCCACCGGCACCGAATTCGTCGGCCACGAGTGGGACGGCATCGAGGAGCTCAACACCCCGCTGCCGCGCTGGTGGCTCTACACCTTCTACGCGACCATCGCCTTCGCGGCGGTCTATGTCGTGCTCTACCCCGCCTGGCCGATGATCGACAAGGCGACCGAGGGCACGCTCGGCTGGTCGAGCCGCGGCGATCTCGCGCGGGAGATGAGCGCCGCCGAGGCGGCCCGCGCCGACACGCTGGCGCAGATCGCGGCGATGGACATCGAGGCGCTCCCCGCCAACCCCGACCTCATGCAGGCCGCGGTCGCGGGCGGCGCGGCGGCCTTCAAGGTCAACTGCGTCCAGTGCCACGGCGCGGGCGCGGCCGGATCGCCGGGCTACCCCAACCTCAACGACGACGACTGGATCTGGGGCGGCACGCTCACCGAGATCGAATACACCCTCAACCACGGCATCCGCTGGGAGGGCTCAGACGAGACCCGGGTGAACCTCATGCCCGCCTTCGACGGGATGCTGAAGCCCGCGGAAGTGAACGCGCTTGCCGGCCAGGTCCTCTCGCTGTCGGGCAAGGGCAAGGCGAGCCCCACCGGCGCGCAGCTCTATGCCGACAACTGCGCGGCCTGCCACGGCTCCTCGGGCGAGGGGATGGCGGCGATGGGCGTGCCTGCGCTCAACGACGCGATCTGGCTGTTCGGCGGGACCGAGGCCGACGTGAGGAAGCAGATCCTCACCCCGCGCCACGGCATCATGCCGGCGTGGAAGGGCAGGCTCGACCCCGTGACCATCAAGATGCTCGCCGCCTATGTCCACTCGCGCGGCGGCGGGCAGGACGCGGCCCCCGCAGTGCCCGCCGCGCCCGCTGCCGGGAACGACGTCGCGCAAGGCAAGAAGGCCGACAGCGATGGCTGA
- a CDS encoding cbb3-type cytochrome c oxidase subunit 3 → MSLYTALRHFADSYALAGICALYLTLCLWHFRPAARRYVADAKHSIFRDDDHDQQ, encoded by the coding sequence ATGAGCCTCTACACCGCCCTGCGCCACTTCGCCGACAGCTACGCGCTGGCGGGGATCTGCGCGCTCTATCTGACCCTGTGCCTGTGGCACTTCCGGCCGGCGGCCCGGCGCTACGTCGCCGACGCCAAGCACTCGATCTTCAGGGACGACGACCATGACCAGCAATAA